One stretch of Vicinamibacterales bacterium DNA includes these proteins:
- a CDS encoding M14 metallopeptidase family protein yields the protein MRTFVATLLALGLTAGSQPAALPTPEQFFGFRIGSDNKLARWDRIVEYLKLVAGASDRVRYRELGTSTNGNPFVALEIASADTLKNLDHFKQLERKLYFQGGAPTDAERDEIFQQGKAVVVITNSIHATEIGASQMVVELVHRLATDNSPQVKKILDNVIFVLVPCLNPDGQIMVTDWFNKNLGTPYETSQIPYLYHPYVGHDNNRDMYMFTQKESQLTARLLWQDWFPAVWLDEHQMGSNAARIFVMPATDPINPNVHPLIYRWNGILGQSQAAALEAAGKDGIIYNSTYTNFWEGAMAWSGWWHNEIGLLTEVASVRVAAPIDQQRANGGGSQANGEGRGRGAGAGAGAGAGAGAGAGRGGGGRGDAGGALPPPTDITPRTEYPRPWMGGHWTLRDILDYELIATTALLDTMADRREALLRQIYEVNRATLDNGRKGDPAAILIPVDTQHDPHEAVHLVEKLQQGGVEVSRADAAFEADGRQFAAGTFVVPMTQVFARYAKDMLEQQTYPEVRRSPTSAPEPPYDVTAWSLGMLLGVEHVFAHKPLADSVKLTPLTGAPKLEGKVAGNGPRFVFDYRGPDAAAAVNRLLKDGARVALKGEQVWVTAPRKPLETVAADLGLQIKTSDAAVPAAALSLRAPRIGMYSPWTGGNMDEGWTRWVLEQYGFAETTLHNADIRGGRLREKYDAIILPDQAPRSIIDGASGANIRPEYRGGLGDEGVAALRAFVAQGGTLITLGQASDLAIDRFGVPLRDLKAGLTRDQHFAPGTILKIEVDTASPIGYGMEASTTGFYNNSPFFSLLEGFSSQKLSVIARYPNADVVASGWLKGEDLMSGRAAVVSVDMNPGRIVLFGLRPQHRAQTHATFPMLFNALYLSAAEAAPKPSGTP from the coding sequence ATGCGCACGTTTGTCGCCACTCTGCTGGCGCTTGGCCTCACCGCCGGATCGCAGCCCGCGGCGCTGCCGACCCCGGAGCAGTTCTTCGGCTTCCGGATCGGCAGCGACAACAAGCTGGCGCGCTGGGATCGGATCGTCGAATACCTGAAGCTCGTCGCCGGGGCCAGCGATCGGGTCCGCTACCGCGAACTCGGCACGTCGACGAACGGCAATCCGTTCGTGGCGCTCGAGATCGCGAGCGCCGACACGCTCAAGAACCTCGACCACTTCAAGCAGCTCGAACGCAAGCTGTACTTCCAGGGAGGCGCCCCGACCGACGCCGAGCGCGACGAGATCTTCCAGCAGGGCAAGGCCGTCGTCGTGATCACCAACTCGATCCACGCGACCGAGATCGGCGCGTCGCAGATGGTGGTCGAGCTGGTGCACCGCCTCGCCACCGACAACTCACCGCAGGTGAAGAAGATCCTCGACAACGTGATCTTCGTGCTGGTGCCCTGCCTCAATCCCGACGGCCAGATCATGGTGACCGACTGGTTCAACAAGAACCTCGGCACGCCGTACGAGACGTCGCAGATTCCCTACCTCTATCATCCCTACGTCGGCCACGACAACAACCGCGACATGTACATGTTCACGCAGAAGGAGAGCCAGCTGACGGCCCGCCTGCTGTGGCAGGACTGGTTCCCGGCGGTGTGGCTCGACGAGCACCAGATGGGCAGCAACGCGGCGCGCATCTTCGTGATGCCGGCGACCGACCCGATCAACCCCAACGTGCATCCGCTCATCTACCGCTGGAACGGCATCCTCGGGCAGTCGCAGGCCGCCGCGCTCGAGGCCGCCGGCAAGGACGGCATCATCTACAACTCCACCTACACGAACTTCTGGGAAGGCGCGATGGCGTGGAGCGGCTGGTGGCACAACGAGATCGGCCTGCTGACGGAAGTGGCGAGCGTGCGCGTGGCCGCGCCGATCGATCAGCAGCGCGCCAACGGCGGCGGCAGCCAGGCCAATGGCGAGGGTCGCGGACGGGGCGCCGGCGCCGGCGCCGGTGCGGGTGCGGGCGCCGGTGCCGGAGCCGGTCGCGGTGGCGGTGGACGCGGCGATGCCGGCGGCGCGCTGCCGCCGCCGACCGACATCACGCCGCGTACCGAATATCCGCGCCCCTGGATGGGCGGCCACTGGACGCTCCGCGACATCCTCGACTACGAGCTCATCGCCACGACGGCGCTGCTCGACACCATGGCGGACCGCCGCGAGGCGCTGCTGCGGCAGATCTACGAAGTCAACCGCGCCACGCTCGACAACGGCCGCAAGGGGGATCCCGCCGCGATCCTGATCCCGGTTGACACGCAGCACGATCCGCACGAGGCCGTCCATCTCGTCGAGAAGCTGCAGCAGGGCGGCGTCGAGGTCTCCCGCGCCGACGCGGCATTCGAGGCGGACGGGCGGCAGTTCGCCGCCGGCACCTTCGTGGTGCCGATGACGCAGGTGTTCGCGCGCTACGCCAAGGACATGCTGGAGCAGCAGACCTACCCGGAGGTGCGCCGTTCTCCCACCTCCGCCCCCGAGCCGCCCTACGACGTCACGGCGTGGTCGCTGGGCATGCTGCTCGGCGTCGAACACGTCTTCGCGCACAAGCCGCTCGCCGACAGCGTCAAGCTGACGCCGCTGACCGGCGCGCCGAAGCTCGAAGGCAAGGTCGCCGGCAACGGCCCGCGTTTCGTCTTCGATTACCGGGGGCCGGATGCCGCCGCCGCCGTCAACCGTCTGCTCAAGGACGGCGCGCGGGTGGCGCTCAAAGGCGAGCAGGTCTGGGTGACGGCGCCGCGCAAGCCGCTCGAGACGGTCGCCGCCGATCTCGGCCTGCAGATCAAGACTTCGGACGCCGCCGTGCCGGCGGCGGCGCTCTCGCTGCGGGCGCCGCGCATCGGCATGTACTCGCCGTGGACCGGCGGCAACATGGACGAAGGCTGGACGCGCTGGGTCCTGGAGCAGTACGGCTTCGCCGAGACGACGCTGCACAACGCCGACATCCGCGGCGGCCGGCTGCGCGAGAAGTACGACGCAATCATCCTTCCGGACCAGGCGCCGCGATCGATCATCGACGGCGCCAGCGGCGCCAACATCCGCCCCGAGTACCGCGGCGGCCTCGGCGACGAGGGGGTCGCGGCGCTGCGGGCGTTCGTCGCGCAGGGGGGCACGCTCATCACGCTCGGACAGGCCTCGGACCTGGCGATCGACCGCTTCGGCGTGCCGCTGCGCGATCTGAAGGCCGGCCTCACCCGCGATCAGCATTTCGCGCCGGGCACGATCCTCAAGATCGAGGTCGACACCGCCAGTCCGATCGGCTACGGCATGGAGGCGTCGACCACAGGCTTCTACAACAACAGCCCGTTCTTCTCGCTGCTGGAAGGCTTCTCGTCGCAGAAGCTGAGCGTGATCGCGCGCTACCCCAACGCCGATGTCGTCGCGTCGGGATGGCTCAAGGGAGAGGACCTGATGTCGGGGCGTGCGGCGGTGGTCAGCGTCGACATGAATCCGGGCCGCATCGTGCTTTTCGGCCTCCGCCCGCAGCACCGCGCGCAGACGCACGCGACCTTCCCGATGCTGTTCAACGCGCTGTATCTGTCGGCGGCGGAGGCCGCACCCAAGCCGTCAGGCACGCCGTGA
- a CDS encoding HD domain-containing phosphohydrolase, whose amino-acid sequence MDAGLFTNARVLVVDDEEANVDVLRRVLARAGFTQVETTTDSRQAADLFVRQRPDLVLLDLHMPHLSGLEVIDRLNEISGASYLPILILSADLTPQARQDALSRGAKDFVAKPFMPDELLLRIKTQLETRLIYRQIQSQNQQLEATVRERTRALEDAQFEIIERLAAAAEFRDDNTGHHTQRVGQMSALLAREIGQAADQIALIRRGAELHDVGKIGIPDAILLKIGRLTPEEFEVVKTHTTIGGRILSGSRFPLLRIAEEIALSHHERWDGSGYAGLRGGDIPLAGRIVAVADVFDALTQQRPYKPAWTVGDAIAEIARQRGRQFDPDVVDAFLRMIERPS is encoded by the coding sequence ATGGATGCCGGTCTCTTCACCAACGCCCGCGTTCTCGTCGTCGACGACGAGGAGGCCAACGTCGACGTGCTGCGGCGGGTCCTGGCGCGCGCCGGCTTCACGCAGGTCGAGACCACCACCGACTCGCGGCAGGCGGCGGATCTCTTCGTCCGGCAGCGGCCCGACCTGGTGCTCCTCGACCTGCACATGCCGCACCTCAGCGGCCTCGAGGTCATCGATCGCCTCAACGAGATCTCCGGGGCCTCGTACCTGCCGATCCTGATCCTGTCGGCGGACCTGACGCCGCAGGCGCGGCAGGACGCGCTGTCGCGCGGCGCCAAGGATTTCGTCGCCAAGCCGTTCATGCCCGACGAGCTGCTGCTGCGGATCAAGACGCAGCTCGAGACACGGCTGATCTACCGGCAGATCCAGAGCCAGAACCAGCAGCTCGAGGCGACGGTGCGCGAGCGGACGCGCGCGCTCGAAGACGCGCAGTTCGAGATCATCGAGCGGCTCGCCGCCGCCGCCGAGTTCCGCGACGACAACACCGGCCACCACACCCAGCGGGTCGGCCAGATGTCGGCGCTGCTGGCCCGCGAGATCGGCCAGGCGGCCGACCAGATCGCGCTCATCCGGCGCGGCGCCGAACTGCACGACGTCGGCAAGATCGGCATTCCCGACGCGATCCTGCTCAAGATCGGCCGGCTGACGCCGGAGGAATTCGAGGTCGTCAAGACCCACACCACGATCGGCGGACGCATCCTGTCGGGCAGCCGCTTTCCGCTGCTGCGCATCGCCGAGGAGATCGCCCTGTCGCACCACGAACGCTGGGACGGCAGCGGCTACGCCGGCCTGCGCGGCGGCGACATCCCGCTCGCCGGCCGCATCGTCGCCGTCGCCGACGTGTTCGACGCCCTGACGCAGCAGCGCCCCTACAAGCCGGCCTGGACGGTGGGCGACGCGATTGCCGAGATCGCGCGGCAGCGCGGACGGCAGTTCGATCCCGACGTCGTCGACGCCTTCCTGCGCATGATCGAGCGGCCCAGTTGA
- the nadE gene encoding NAD(+) synthase, whose translation MLSGPISARTDAIVEWLRERLAESGAAGFVVGLSGGVDSAVAARLCQMAAPDATIGVVMPCHGEPQDEVDAAALAEHFHLPIVRVDLAPARDALIGQLDTAAAGVPTEQRTASRPAEDPRARVANANLEPRLRMTSLYFLANTLNYLVAGTGNRSELAIGYFTKYGDGGVDLLPIGGLLKSEVVAAARELGVPAAIVDKAPSAGLWPGQTDEAEFGFSYAALESYLTRGPEAVAPALAMRIERLIRRSDHKRVLPPVSETPS comes from the coding sequence ATGCTGAGCGGCCCGATCAGCGCACGGACGGATGCCATCGTCGAGTGGCTGCGCGAGCGGCTGGCCGAGTCGGGCGCGGCCGGCTTCGTCGTGGGCCTGAGCGGCGGCGTCGATTCGGCCGTGGCGGCCCGCCTCTGTCAGATGGCGGCGCCCGACGCAACGATCGGCGTCGTGATGCCGTGTCATGGCGAACCGCAGGACGAAGTTGACGCCGCGGCGCTAGCCGAGCATTTTCACCTGCCGATCGTCCGGGTCGATCTGGCGCCGGCCCGCGACGCGCTGATCGGGCAGCTGGACACGGCGGCCGCCGGCGTCCCGACCGAGCAGCGGACCGCCAGCCGCCCCGCCGAGGACCCGCGCGCGCGGGTGGCGAACGCCAACCTCGAGCCGCGCCTGCGGATGACCTCGCTGTACTTTCTGGCGAACACGCTCAACTACCTGGTGGCCGGCACCGGCAACCGCAGCGAGCTGGCGATCGGCTACTTCACGAAGTACGGCGACGGCGGCGTCGATCTGCTGCCGATCGGCGGCCTTCTGAAGAGCGAGGTCGTCGCCGCCGCCCGCGAGCTCGGCGTGCCGGCGGCCATCGTCGACAAGGCGCCGAGCGCCGGCCTCTGGCCCGGCCAGACCGACGAGGCCGAGTTCGGATTCAGCTACGCCGCGCTCGAGAGCTATCTGACGCGCGGGCCGGAAGCGGTCGCGCCGGCCCTCGCGATGCGGATCGAACGCCTGATCCGCCGAAGCGATCACAAACGCGTACTTCCGCCTGTTTCGGAGACACCGTCATGA
- a CDS encoding DinB family protein: MESHDARIDRVRAAYQAARARLADRLIAADEDAVHRMPPGGGWSAAQIGWHVAAVDTSFAAVLSGEVPAAKPLPAGATVRPWDEIAAAIPDRIEAGKRVQPPPDVRRDAVLQALDESARTLDAALAGLSAERAAGYAITHPVIGTVPLGDIGDWAVSHVARHNAQAKRTLAASAAGEGVRGT; the protein is encoded by the coding sequence ATGGAATCGCACGACGCAAGGATCGATCGGGTCCGCGCCGCCTACCAGGCCGCGCGCGCGCGGCTGGCCGACCGGCTGATCGCCGCCGACGAGGACGCCGTGCACCGCATGCCGCCGGGCGGCGGCTGGTCGGCGGCGCAGATCGGCTGGCACGTGGCGGCGGTGGACACGTCGTTCGCGGCGGTGCTCAGCGGCGAGGTGCCGGCGGCGAAGCCGCTGCCGGCGGGCGCGACGGTTCGGCCCTGGGACGAGATCGCCGCGGCGATTCCGGACCGGATCGAGGCGGGCAAACGCGTGCAGCCGCCGCCGGACGTGCGCCGCGATGCCGTCCTGCAGGCGCTCGACGAATCGGCGCGCACGCTCGACGCCGCGCTCGCCGGCTTGAGCGCGGAACGCGCCGCGGGTTACGCGATCACCCACCCGGTGATCGGAACGGTTCCGCTCGGCGACATCGGCGACTGGGCCGTGTCACACGTGGCGCGCCACAACGCGCAAGCGAAGCGGACGCTGGCTGCGAGCGCGGCCGGCGAGGGCGTGCGCGGGACGTAG